The genomic DNA TAGTTTTTCAATTTTTCCAAAAACAGGTTCGTAAAATTCTTTATAAAACGCTTTTTTAAAGTTTCATACTTTTTTTGGGGTTAAGTTTGTGTTTGCGGGTGCTTCATCAAATTCAAAACTTTCTTCTTGATTAATAACATAGTTTAAAGGCATTATAAATTTGTTGTATAAGTTTAAGGCAAATGTATAGAATTGCCTTTGGTTTGAAGCTTGTATATGGTTTGTTCTACCTAATCTTTGACTTTCAGTTCATTCATCGTAGAAATAGTGCTTATTGCCTGATTCATCAATGTAGTTTAAGTAAATTGTAGGGTCTAGGATTTTTTTAATAGATCTATTTAACATATTTAATAAGTCAGAAAAACCGTTTTCGTATTGGTTTGCTTTGTAGAATTCTTGAAGTTTAGTATTGTTAGGGTCGTCAAGTTGTTCTAAAAAGGGTTTGTCGTCGTTTTTAGATAGCATAGAAAGGACTAGTTTAAAGTGTAGGTAATATTTTAGGACTTTGAGCGAACTGCTTGTTATATTTGAATTTTGAATGGGTTTAAATGGGGCAAGAATGATGAAGTTGTTGTAGAAATCTTGCGGGGTTCAGCGTTTTTCGCTAGAAGATTGAAAATGTGGGGGGAATGTACCAATGTACATTTCTGATATTGAATAATTAGAAGAAACATATTTATCAAAAGGGAATTGTTGGTTATATCAGTGATTTACATATTCAGGATCAGTAACAGCTTTATTAGCCACTGGATTTAAAGCTAAAAGTTTTTTAGTTTTATCATTTTTATCAAATTTTACTCTTTCTTGAATAAAATGTCTATCTAATCTTTCATAAAAGTTTTTTGATACTTTATACATATCAGAATAACTTATTTTTGGGTTAATGCTTTCTCTTGTTAAATATGGATAAGAGTTATTTCAATCTGCATCATCCGCACTAACTGCATCCTTAATTTCAGATTCAGTTTTATTGAAATCAAGAGGTCAAAGACCGTGATACATTGTAGCATATACTGTTTTTTGAGCGTAAAAGTCTTCAAAAACTTCAATAATATCGTCAAGATTGTATGTTAAACTGTCTCTTCATTTAATACCCAGTCTCATTGTTTCATATGAAGTATTTATAAAAGCTTCTGATTTAGGGTCAAAAAGTTTTTTTAGTCTATTGTTTAAATTTTCTTTAATAGAATCAGCTTGTAAAATGTAATCGTAATATTTTTTAATGCCCGAATAATACATCATTGCGGTTGAATGCTTAAAAATAAATGAATGTTTATCAGGTAGCTTTTGATAAGCTTTTGTTTCAGGAATAAAACTTATAAAAGTTCCTGTTTCATTGAAAACTTTGGGGTTGTTATCCAACATTGCTTTTTCTGTGTAAATATCGGTAAAGTTATTAATAACCTCTAGTGCGTTTGTTTTTGGGCTTTTATCTTCATTAGGTTTAGGGTCTGTTGATTCAGTTGGTGGTTTAGGAGTTTCAGTTGGGTTTGCAGGTGTTGAAGGTTCTGGATTTTCTTTGTCTTTTTCGCCTTCTCTTTTGCCAACTAAAATAAGATTTACTCTTTCTAAACAAGAAGCTGATATAATTGGAAGTGCTAGTAAAGGAGTAGCAATTATTCCTGCTAGCTTACGCAATTTTATGCTTTTCATAAATTTAATTTTCCTTTCATTTAGTATTTATATTTTAATTAATTAAATTATACTAAATAAGGAGATTTATATAATTTAAACACAATGATTTATTGTGTTTTTTTTATATTAAAAAGTTAGCCAGTTGGTTACAAACTGTAACGCTTTGGGCTAACTATTTTTTTTAGTAATTGGTAATTAAAATTTCATTGGCATTTTTATCTTTTTCTTTTATTGAAACATTTGTATTAGTATGCTTTAAGTAATGAATTTTTCAATCTGGTAAATAATTTATAAATTCATTATTGTTTTTAAAACTTATAGCTATTTTACATTTGTTTTTTAAACTAAATTCTTTTATAAAATTGAAAAAATCTTCTAAATTTATTTGATGCTTATATGCTTTAAAATTAGAAAAATAAGGTGGGTCAAGGTATAAAAATGTGTTTTGATTGTAATTTTTATTTGATAATAATTCTTTGTAATCTTTATGTGTAATAATACACTTTTTAAGTATCTTATTATAAGTGTTTAACTTATCTCATAAACCGTTTTTAATTTTTGTTTTATATTGTTTTATAGACGCTTTGGAATATGCTCCATAACCATTAAATCTTTTATTATTATCTTCTACATATTCTTTTGTTAAAGGAAAAATCTTATCATAATCATTTATATAAACCTTTAAATCATTATTGATATTTTTAACATTAATTCCAACAATACCTGTTCCACCAAAAATATCATAAAACTCGTTTATATTAGATAAATCAAAATAATTATAAAGTTGATTAAAAAGTCTATATTTTGAGCCTATTAATCTTATAACAGGTTTTATTTTATTGTATTTCATAATATCTTATTTTTAAAATTGATTCTATTTAATAAATAATTAAATTTTGTATTTAAGTAAAATATTCTTTAAAAAAATTTACTTAAATTTAATATACAAATTTTAAGTAAAATAAATTTAACTTAAAAGCGTTAATTTTTAAAATCTATTTCATTAATTTTAAATATATATTTATTTGATAAATAAGTTATTGTTTTAATTTCACTCTTATTAAAAGAATTTATATTATCAAAAGTATTTAAAGGTAATATAACTCAACTACTTGTGTGATGTTTATCTTTTACTAAATATCCAGTCAAAACAGCACCATTTTTAAGCTCAACTTTTAATGTATTATTAATTAAATTATTAATATTTATTTTTTTCATTTGTATTATCTTTCTTAAAAAAATTTGGTAAATTACTTAAATCTTATTCAAGCTTTTTTAGTTTTTCATTTAAACTATTTTTTAATATTTTTAAAACATAACAATTTACTAATATGTTAATTACTGGTAATATAAAACTTAAAAATAATAAAACTAAATAAAATGTATCTTTTATTATTATTTTGTTTTTATCTAAAATTATTTCAATTAATAAATTATTAAAATAAATTACTATTGTAAAAAATGAGAAAATAGATAAAAAGACTATTAATTCAGTAACAAAAATCTTAAATTGATATATGCCAGAAAGAAATAACATCAATATTGTTATTATGGATAAAAGATAATGAAATATAGACAAAATTAAATTAACAAATGTATATTTATATATTTTTTGTTTCATATAAGTAAATTAATCAAGGAATATAACACATTAAGGTATCTACTTCAAAATAACTAAGATTCTGATTTAATATTTCTTCTATTTTATAGGTGATTTTGTCTAAAATAGTCATTCCATTATAATCACCTTTTAAATAAGCGAAATACCCAATATATTCCCCAGATTTTTCATTTTCAGATTGGTGAATAACAATTTTTTTATCTTCAAAATAAATTTTATGAACTCTATATTTAGACTTATTAATTAATTTATCAATACTATTTTTATCTATTTTATTATTATTAAAATTTTCATTTTTTATTGTGAAAAAATATAAGTATTTCATATTGTCCTTTAATTTATTTATCTATAAAATAGCATAATATGATATTTTATTCAACTTTACATATTTTTGTTCTTGTTTTAATTAATGGTTTAATATTTATATAATTAATTTCAAAATCTAGTTTATTTCCGTTGTATTCAAGTCAATTTATTAATTCTTTTTTAGAAATATTTATCAGTTTTTTTAAAATTTCTTTGTTTTTTCTTCTAAAAACAGCAATTAGTTTATCTTGGAAAATTTCAGTTTCTTCTTCATTTAGATTATAAAATTTTGCAGGAGCTTCAAATCAAGCATTTCAAAATTTATCAAAATAACAACATCCATTGTTAATATAAATTAGATAACCGTTTTTATCATTTGATTTTTGTATTTCTATTTCAGCATATCGTGTTATTCTAACAAAATGATTAACTCTATCTCAAAAGTAATTATTTTTTAAAAACTCAATTAATTTTGGATATGAATCCTTATCATAATTCATACAAATTAACTTAAATTCTTTTTCTATATATTCTCAATAATCTGATAATTTCAGATGTCGACATTTTGTCGACACTTCACCTAATAGACCATTATCTGATAAAAAATTATGAATATATAAAAATATTCATTGATATTTTTCTTTTGATACTTTGAATTCATAAAATGGTGTAAATAAAAACGAATTTTTATCTACAAATTCATAATTTAATCTTTTCATATTAAACTCCTTATTTATAGTGTTTTTAGTACATTTTTATATTTTATAAAGTTCTCTTCTCATAAT from Mycoplasmopsis maculosa includes the following:
- a CDS encoding DNA adenine methylase gives rise to the protein MKYNKIKPVIRLIGSKYRLFNQLYNYFDLSNINEFYDIFGGTGIVGINVKNINNDLKVYINDYDKIFPLTKEYVEDNNKRFNGYGAYSKASIKQYKTKIKNGLWDKLNTYNKILKKCIITHKDYKELLSNKNYNQNTFLYLDPPYFSNFKAYKHQINLEDFFNFIKEFSLKNKCKIAISFKNNNEFINYLPDWKIHYLKHTNTNVSIKEKDKNANEILITNY